The sequence AGAAATTAGGGCcacacaaaatcctaaagaagtgTGATTTAGGAAATGCTCATGAGCTAGAGTTGCCAAGTGGACTTAAAATTTTAGTTGTCTTTAATATTTCAGATTCGACAAAGTATCATGAAGGTGGTATTGAAGATGAAATAGAAAAAACACAGTGGAATATTCCAACAACTACTTTAGAGGAGGAGGAGATAGAAGACATCTTGGATAGTCATGTGGGTGCAAGCATAAGAAATAAGCAATATGAGGAGTATTTGGTCAAGTCTAAAGGAAGGCCTATTGAAGATTCATCAAGGTTGTCTAAGGATGAAGTtaaccatcttggttttcctcgaACACCTAAAATGTggcaaggtcacttctcaaactacCCTAGGTGTCTGATGCAGAACCATCTAGCGGTGTAAGGGTAATCTCTCATCACCCAaaatattatattttcatttttccttgtatttttctttagtttttttgaatCCCATGATGACACATATGAAGTGTAGGATTGTTAGAAGTTTGAAATGGCTAAAATATTCACCTGCTATTTTCAGTAAGTCGACCTATTCAAGTTCATATGGCCATCA is a genomic window of Cryptomeria japonica chromosome 7, Sugi_1.0, whole genome shotgun sequence containing:
- the LOC131857000 gene encoding uncharacterized protein LOC131857000, with translation MDKGEKSSVEAKNFVEHPKNLHEEVRKHINKMNINYKAKENKERRNKELKIQEEVMVHLRKERFPMGTYNKSNMKKLGPHKILKKCDLGNAHELELPSGLKILVVFNISDSTKYHEGGIEDEIEKTQWNIPTTTLEEEEIEDILDSHVGASIRNKQYEEYLVKSKGRPIEDSSRLSKDEVNHLGFPRTPKMWQGHFSNYPRCLMQNHLAV